A region of Thermobifida halotolerans DNA encodes the following proteins:
- a CDS encoding DUF1702 family protein gives MVDFLRTLRRRILTPSLLETKLERRGFHKKSEAARELLETVGESFLTGYGYAVEARSTAEAESRLEEVPRRFRGFAYEGAAMGCAVLDALTPGGHRTADLLAGRGADHVYMAYIGVGWAMARLPRPRRPRIGAHDPLLRWLLLDGYGFHQAYFHTDRYVHEQRRDGRLRWPVAAHQWYVGHAIDQGIGRALWFVGGTDPEQAAALIEKFPQGRHADLYAGAGLAATYAGGCDEEELLAFWDRAGAHRPRVAQGSAFAAQARVRAGLLIPHTEVATRVFCGTDPEEAARITEDLRPTGPVADERDSTPAYEVWRGRIADEFAARGRC, from the coding sequence CGAGGCCGCCCGAGAGCTGCTGGAGACCGTCGGCGAGTCATTCCTGACCGGATACGGTTACGCGGTAGAGGCGCGCTCCACCGCCGAGGCGGAGAGCCGTCTGGAGGAGGTGCCCAGGCGGTTCCGCGGCTTCGCCTACGAGGGAGCCGCCATGGGATGCGCCGTCCTCGACGCCCTCACCCCCGGCGGACACCGGACCGCGGATCTCCTGGCGGGCCGGGGGGCCGACCACGTCTACATGGCCTACATCGGGGTCGGCTGGGCCATGGCGCGGCTCCCGAGGCCCCGCCGACCCCGGATCGGCGCCCACGACCCGCTGCTGCGGTGGCTCCTCCTCGACGGCTACGGATTCCACCAGGCCTACTTCCACACCGACAGGTACGTCCACGAGCAACGCCGGGACGGCCGACTCCGGTGGCCCGTCGCCGCCCACCAGTGGTACGTCGGCCACGCGATCGACCAGGGGATCGGCCGCGCGCTGTGGTTCGTGGGAGGCACCGATCCCGAGCAGGCCGCCGCCCTGATCGAGAAGTTCCCCCAGGGACGGCACGCCGACCTGTACGCGGGAGCGGGTCTGGCCGCGACCTACGCGGGCGGCTGCGACGAGGAGGAGCTGCTCGCCTTCTGGGACCGCGCGGGAGCGCACCGGCCCAGGGTCGCGCAGGGCAGCGCGTTCGCCGCGCAGGCCCGCGTGCGGGCCGGACTCCTCATCCCGCACACGGAAGTGGCGACGCGGGTCTTCTGCGGCACCGACCCCGAGGAGGCGGCCCGGATCACCGAGGACCTCCGCCCCACCGGACCGGTGGCCGACGAGCGCGACAGCACGCCCGCCTACGAGGTGTGGCGCGGCCGCATCGCCGACGAGTTCGCCGCACGGGGGAGGTGCTAG